In the Gemmatimonadaceae bacterium genome, one interval contains:
- a CDS encoding serine/threonine-protein kinase, which yields MTSPPTHLQAHLRSALADRYRIESELGTGGMATVFRATDLKHGRAVAIKVLRPELAFVVGADRFAREIRTTATLRHPHILPLFDSGEANGALFYVMPVVDGESLRDRLNREKRLPIDDALRIAREVADALGYAHERGIAHRDIKPENILLERGHAVVADFGIARVLASSDDSRITQTGLAVGTPAYMSPEQAVGETTVDGRSDLYSLACVLYEMLAGVPPFSGATAASVTSQHLVAEPPAVTDARPETPVAVSGAIRLAMAKDPAARPYPAARFVESLSSAESAAASSPSLARQRMPRVTATRVAIGSVSIVAALAVGWQFSRRTSGASPIRRIAVLPMANETGDSTQQFFADGMTREVISTLTDAGVHVLGYRAVVPYRASTKPLPDIARELGVDAIVSGSIVKAGTVVRLSAELIDATNEELWTRSFERPAADVIALQRDVAADIARGIRVRLTPEQETALSTARQVDPRAYAEFLLGQEAASLRTAEGFQRSVTHLHRSLAIDSTYAPAWATLAITNAYALIYQTTSRDSAFANAMRAADRAIALDPRQGDAYYARGMVRLHNAWEFGPAYADFAHADSLPSSSLGLGVLGWAMWEMHDFDAMANPSTRLIDLEPSTAQWRSDRAWGLWSSGQDSAALESARIGTRLDSTFYEVFDILSLVLADVGDSAGARREHERARRIAGGDYWVRTFNDGLLANARGDRAGLARAIHSLEGDPRVSQLGGLLLLAGDKDRAYATLNRAVAARDLDLLQILNAMPALYPFRQEPRFQALLARMGMPERLRK from the coding sequence GTGACGTCGCCTCCAACGCACCTCCAGGCGCACCTCCGGTCGGCACTCGCCGACCGGTATCGCATCGAATCGGAGCTCGGCACCGGTGGAATGGCAACGGTGTTTCGCGCCACCGATCTGAAGCACGGCCGGGCCGTCGCCATCAAGGTGCTTCGACCGGAACTGGCGTTCGTCGTCGGCGCGGACCGATTCGCGCGCGAGATCAGGACCACGGCAACGCTGCGGCATCCCCACATCCTGCCGCTCTTCGACTCCGGCGAGGCCAACGGCGCGCTGTTTTACGTCATGCCGGTCGTCGACGGCGAGTCACTTCGCGATCGGCTGAATCGTGAGAAGCGACTCCCCATCGACGACGCGCTGCGCATTGCGCGCGAAGTCGCCGACGCACTCGGTTATGCGCACGAGCGCGGCATTGCGCACCGGGACATCAAGCCCGAGAACATCCTGCTCGAACGTGGCCACGCGGTGGTCGCTGATTTTGGCATCGCGCGCGTACTCGCGTCGTCGGACGACAGTCGTATCACGCAAACAGGATTGGCGGTTGGAACTCCCGCGTACATGAGCCCTGAGCAGGCCGTTGGCGAAACGACCGTCGATGGCCGCAGCGACCTCTATTCGCTCGCCTGCGTGTTGTACGAGATGCTCGCCGGTGTCCCGCCGTTCTCTGGTGCGACCGCGGCGTCTGTGACGTCGCAACATCTCGTCGCCGAACCGCCGGCGGTAACCGATGCGCGTCCGGAAACACCCGTCGCCGTCTCCGGTGCGATCCGTCTCGCGATGGCGAAGGATCCTGCGGCACGCCCTTATCCGGCGGCCCGATTTGTCGAGTCGCTTTCGTCTGCCGAGAGTGCCGCCGCGAGTTCACCCTCGCTCGCGCGCCAACGAATGCCGCGAGTGACGGCAACACGTGTCGCAATCGGGTCGGTGTCGATTGTCGCGGCACTCGCGGTTGGCTGGCAGTTCTCGCGGCGCACGAGCGGTGCATCGCCCATTCGGCGCATCGCCGTGCTGCCGATGGCCAACGAGACCGGCGACTCGACGCAGCAATTCTTCGCCGACGGCATGACCCGCGAAGTGATCTCGACGCTCACCGACGCGGGCGTCCACGTGCTCGGCTATCGCGCGGTGGTCCCGTATCGTGCGTCGACCAAGCCATTGCCGGACATCGCTCGTGAACTCGGTGTCGACGCCATCGTTTCCGGATCGATCGTGAAGGCCGGCACTGTCGTGCGACTCTCAGCCGAGCTCATTGACGCGACGAACGAGGAGTTGTGGACGCGCAGCTTCGAGCGCCCCGCGGCCGACGTGATTGCGCTGCAACGCGATGTCGCCGCCGACATTGCGCGCGGCATTCGTGTGCGGCTGACACCCGAACAGGAGACGGCGCTCAGCACGGCGCGACAAGTCGATCCGCGCGCGTACGCGGAGTTCTTGTTGGGACAGGAAGCCGCGTCGCTCCGCACGGCCGAGGGATTTCAGCGCAGCGTGACGCACCTGCATCGCTCATTGGCCATCGATTCGACGTACGCACCGGCCTGGGCGACGCTGGCCATCACGAACGCGTACGCATTGATCTATCAGACCACGTCGCGCGATTCCGCATTTGCCAACGCCATGCGCGCGGCCGATCGCGCCATTGCGCTCGATCCGCGCCAGGGCGACGCCTATTACGCGCGTGGCATGGTGCGCCTGCACAATGCGTGGGAGTTCGGTCCGGCCTACGCCGACTTCGCGCATGCCGACTCGCTGCCAAGTTCATCGCTGGGGCTCGGGGTACTCGGCTGGGCGATGTGGGAAATGCACGACTTCGATGCCATGGCGAATCCGTCGACGCGACTGATCGATCTCGAGCCAAGCACCGCGCAGTGGCGGAGCGATCGCGCGTGGGGGCTGTGGTCGAGTGGACAGGACTCGGCGGCGCTCGAGTCGGCACGCATCGGCACGCGTCTGGATTCAACGTTCTATGAAGTGTTCGACATTCTCTCGCTCGTGCTCGCGGACGTCGGCGACAGCGCGGGTGCGCGGCGGGAACACGAGCGCGCACGACGGATTGCCGGCGGCGACTACTGGGTGCGCACGTTCAACGATGGTCTGTTGGCGAACGCCCGTGGTGATCGAGCGGGGCTCGCGAGGGCGATTCACTCGCTGGAAGGTGATCCGCGGGTATCCCAGCTTGGTGGTTTGTTGTTGCTGGCCGGCGATAAGGATCGCGCGTACGCCACGCTCAATCGCGCGGTCGCTGCACGCGACCTGGATCTGCTGCAGATATTGAACGCGATGCCGGCACTGTATCCGTTCCGGCAGGAACCGCGCTTTCAGGCGCTGCTCGCGCGGATGGGCATGCCGGAGCGACTGCGGAAATAG
- a CDS encoding cupin domain-containing protein, producing MRILTATVLAAALVLPARAHAQAPELKWGPAPAIFPAGAKLAVLQGDPGKAEPVTVRLDFPNGYVLPPHFHPTDEAVTVIQGTFQVGMGDKVDKSKLTAIPVGGFVVAGAGQHHYAVVKGRTIVQVNLMGPFALTYVNPSDDPTKKGVAKK from the coding sequence ATGCGCATTCTGACCGCAACAGTTCTCGCCGCGGCACTTGTCCTGCCCGCCCGTGCCCACGCGCAAGCGCCTGAGCTCAAGTGGGGCCCGGCACCCGCGATCTTCCCAGCCGGCGCGAAGTTGGCCGTGCTTCAGGGCGATCCCGGCAAAGCGGAACCCGTGACCGTCCGTCTCGACTTCCCGAACGGCTACGTGCTTCCGCCGCACTTCCATCCGACCGACGAAGCCGTCACGGTGATCCAAGGAACGTTCCAGGTCGGCATGGGCGACAAGGTCGACAAGTCAAAGCTCACGGCCATACCCGTCGGTGGCTTCGTCGTGGCCGGAGCGGGCCAGCATCACTACGCCGTGGTCAAAGGTCGCACGATCGTCCAGGTCAACCTGATGGGCCCGTTCGCGCTCACGTACGTGAATCCGTCGGACGATCCTACGAAAAAGGGAGTGGCCAAGAAGTAG
- a CDS encoding LuxR C-terminal-related transcriptional regulator, protein MRMLTPPAPPIQPSAPLAAGRDALDRGAWDEARTHLTATIAEQETPEALEDLGLAAWWLDEPTLTFDSRERAYVLYRERQDSRGAARVAIWLVWDYLAFRGDFAVASGWLERARRLLVGRHDTAEYGWLMIREAEVALFRRHDPSAAIASAARAAKLGRELADQGVEFTALGLEGLARVSAGDVDLGMRRLDEASIATTAGEVKELHAVGLVSCWQIFACERIRDYDRAAQWVARVQEFTRRWGLRPLSAICRTQYAGVLIWHGDWTKAEEELAAATRELQQARPALTSPPVARLGVLRLRQGRFDDAERLFEQSTTQPQSRVGIAELALERGHAAEAAALLDQYLAHAGDAEPTARASALELLVRAHTENGALAAAKVALQELERIAAAAATASFAASVAAARGVVQRHQGDLAGAATHLEHAADLFQQNGAPFETARTRLDLAEVLIALGRTAFAEHEARLAMESLDALGAEHEANRGQRLLRSFGGGKGKPSATPSLTGRQLEILRFIARGSSNSDIAVRLKLSEHTVKRHVANLLSRLDLSSRAAAAAYATREGLI, encoded by the coding sequence ATGAGAATGCTCACCCCACCGGCCCCCCCGATCCAACCCTCTGCTCCGCTCGCAGCAGGCCGCGACGCGCTCGATCGGGGCGCGTGGGACGAAGCCCGCACCCACCTCACCGCGACCATCGCTGAGCAAGAAACACCCGAAGCGCTCGAGGACCTCGGCCTCGCCGCTTGGTGGCTCGACGAACCCACGCTCACCTTCGACTCACGCGAGCGGGCGTACGTCTTGTACCGCGAACGACAGGACTCGCGCGGCGCCGCGCGCGTGGCGATCTGGCTCGTGTGGGACTATCTCGCTTTCCGCGGCGACTTCGCGGTCGCATCCGGATGGCTCGAGCGCGCGCGGCGTCTCCTCGTCGGCCGGCACGACACCGCCGAATACGGATGGCTCATGATTCGGGAAGCCGAGGTCGCGCTCTTTCGGCGACACGATCCCTCGGCCGCGATCGCCAGTGCCGCGCGTGCGGCGAAACTCGGGCGTGAGCTGGCGGATCAGGGCGTCGAGTTCACGGCGCTCGGACTCGAGGGACTCGCGCGGGTGAGCGCGGGCGACGTCGACCTCGGAATGCGCCGGCTCGACGAAGCCAGCATCGCGACGACCGCCGGCGAGGTGAAAGAGCTGCACGCCGTCGGTCTCGTGTCGTGCTGGCAGATCTTTGCCTGCGAGCGCATCCGCGACTACGACCGCGCGGCACAGTGGGTGGCACGCGTTCAAGAATTCACACGACGCTGGGGCCTCCGCCCGCTCTCGGCAATCTGCCGAACGCAGTATGCGGGTGTACTCATCTGGCACGGTGATTGGACGAAGGCGGAAGAAGAGCTGGCGGCTGCGACACGCGAGTTGCAACAGGCTCGCCCCGCGCTCACGAGTCCCCCCGTCGCACGACTCGGCGTGCTACGACTTCGCCAGGGACGCTTCGACGACGCCGAGCGACTGTTCGAGCAGTCGACCACGCAGCCGCAGTCTCGCGTCGGAATCGCGGAGTTGGCGCTCGAGCGCGGCCACGCCGCGGAAGCCGCCGCGTTGCTCGATCAGTATCTCGCGCACGCCGGCGACGCCGAGCCCACCGCGCGCGCTTCCGCGCTCGAGCTATTGGTTCGCGCGCATACGGAGAATGGCGCTCTCGCCGCGGCGAAAGTCGCGCTCCAAGAACTCGAGCGTATCGCGGCCGCCGCGGCCACGGCGTCGTTCGCCGCCTCGGTTGCCGCCGCGCGAGGCGTCGTGCAACGCCACCAAGGCGATCTTGCCGGAGCCGCGACGCACCTCGAGCATGCGGCCGATCTCTTTCAGCAGAACGGCGCGCCCTTCGAGACGGCACGCACGCGCCTCGACCTCGCCGAAGTGCTCATCGCGCTCGGCCGGACCGCGTTCGCCGAGCACGAGGCCCGTCTGGCGATGGAATCACTCGACGCACTCGGCGCCGAGCACGAGGCCAATCGCGGACAGCGTCTACTTCGATCCTTCGGCGGCGGAAAGGGAAAGCCGAGCGCCACGCCGTCCCTCACGGGCCGCCAGCTCGAAATTTTGCGGTTCATCGCACGAGGCTCGAGCAACTCCGACATCGCCGTGCGCCTCAAGCTCAGCGAGCATACCGTCAAGCGTCACGTCGCGAATCTGCTGTCGAGACTCGACCTCTCCTCCCGCGCCGCCGCAGCCGCGTACGCCACTCGCGAAGGACTGATTTAA
- a CDS encoding GNAT family N-acetyltransferase, whose amino-acid sequence MRFRRLVRRILRTVRAPRIVAPPVAIGELTLREATMADLRLLAELHVRTFNETHVGPFGSGPTYATREWQWRDKLAETDATHFVLVLETPAKQLVGFIWCHPTQDNPQWAARLNKIYLLREYQRRGLGKRMVAAAVDRLLGNGLMSMALFTEVDNEPACNFYEQLGGERQLDERGEF is encoded by the coding sequence ATGCGCTTCCGTCGCTTGGTCCGTCGAATCCTTCGCACCGTGCGCGCGCCACGGATTGTTGCACCGCCGGTGGCCATTGGCGAGTTGACGCTACGAGAGGCGACGATGGCCGATCTACGCCTGCTCGCCGAGCTCCATGTTCGCACGTTCAACGAAACGCACGTGGGGCCGTTCGGGTCGGGTCCGACCTATGCGACTCGGGAATGGCAGTGGCGGGACAAGCTCGCCGAAACCGATGCGACCCATTTCGTTCTCGTGCTGGAGACTCCCGCGAAGCAACTCGTCGGCTTCATCTGGTGTCATCCGACGCAGGACAATCCACAATGGGCGGCCCGCCTGAACAAGATCTATCTTCTCCGCGAATACCAGAGGCGCGGGCTGGGCAAGCGCATGGTCGCCGCGGCCGTGGACCGGCTCCTGGGCAATGGCCTGATGTCGATGGCGCTATTCACGGAAGTGGACAACGAACCCGCCTGCAACTTCTACGAGCAGCTGGGCGGCGAACGTCAACTGGATGAGCGCGGGGAGTTC
- a CDS encoding class I SAM-dependent methyltransferase yields MTSVSLKQVYGGATPLGGELWSARAHDWAELMEPAMRQLYVAILDRLAPLAGTSLLDAGCGAGLFCRLAAARGAAVVGLDSAPALLDIARQRVPNGTFDLGDVGNLPYDDATFDVVTGINSFPYVSSPSAVLREARRVAKPGGRSQIVIAAWGRADECEAAAYLDAIEALVPSSSAIPGPFALSQPDALEAVAAEMELTPVEVVDVAVEWCFADLDDALDAMLSSGPAVRAVQLAGERRVRKTVAESIRPFGTARGEYRLENTFRYLIARA; encoded by the coding sequence ATGACGAGCGTTTCACTGAAACAGGTGTACGGCGGTGCGACTCCGCTTGGCGGTGAGTTGTGGAGTGCCCGCGCCCACGACTGGGCCGAGCTCATGGAGCCGGCGATGCGACAGTTGTACGTCGCCATCCTCGATCGCCTCGCACCGCTCGCGGGGACGTCGCTTCTCGACGCCGGCTGCGGCGCCGGTTTGTTCTGCCGGCTCGCCGCCGCGCGCGGCGCGGCGGTCGTTGGATTGGACTCCGCGCCGGCGCTGTTGGACATAGCGCGCCAGCGCGTACCGAACGGCACGTTCGACCTCGGCGACGTCGGCAACCTGCCTTACGACGACGCGACGTTCGACGTCGTGACCGGGATCAACTCGTTCCCGTACGTCTCGAGCCCGAGCGCCGTGCTGCGCGAGGCGAGGCGCGTCGCCAAGCCGGGCGGCAGGTCGCAGATCGTCATCGCCGCTTGGGGCCGCGCCGACGAGTGTGAAGCCGCCGCCTATCTCGACGCCATCGAGGCTCTGGTGCCTTCGTCGTCCGCCATCCCGGGTCCGTTCGCACTGTCGCAGCCGGATGCGCTCGAAGCCGTCGCGGCGGAGATGGAGCTCACACCCGTGGAGGTCGTCGACGTCGCCGTCGAATGGTGCTTCGCGGATCTGGACGACGCGCTCGACGCGATGCTGTCATCGGGTCCGGCGGTGCGCGCGGTTCAACTCGCCGGCGAGCGGCGCGTGCGCAAAACAGTCGCCGAGTCGATCCGCCCCTTCGGCACCGCGCGCGGCGAGTACCGCCTAGAGAACACGTTCCGCTACTTGATCGCGCGGGCGTGA
- a CDS encoding PIG-L family deacetylase, whose translation MRPPTRPLLTAAFLVFTAWLSPTTGAQTLPKKLVALLAHADDETAAAPALARYAREGVQVFMLIATDGSGGSGSQTYLQRSDSGPVGDALVKARVEEARCAAAALGAQEPVLFAFPDGKLGDYLGDRSLLMRLTDRIAKEIERLRPDVVVTWGPDGGTGHPDHRLVSDIATQLHRAGVTGMPERLVYMYLPAEMFRLSNPQRGEPPMVIPQAKYFTVEVPFTPGDLEAAKKALACHHSQFNAELLQRMLPAMQHVWNGTVRFVPGSVVVSGGDLFR comes from the coding sequence ATGAGACCGCCGACGCGCCCGCTGCTTACGGCTGCATTCCTCGTTTTCACGGCCTGGCTCTCGCCCACGACGGGCGCTCAGACTCTGCCGAAGAAACTCGTCGCGCTCCTCGCCCATGCCGATGACGAAACCGCGGCGGCACCGGCGCTGGCGCGCTACGCCCGCGAAGGCGTGCAGGTTTTCATGCTCATCGCGACGGACGGGTCGGGCGGCAGCGGCTCGCAGACGTACCTCCAACGGTCCGACTCAGGCCCCGTGGGAGACGCGCTCGTCAAGGCTCGTGTCGAGGAGGCGCGGTGCGCAGCGGCGGCGCTCGGAGCGCAGGAGCCGGTGCTCTTCGCATTTCCTGACGGAAAGCTCGGCGACTATCTGGGCGATCGCAGTTTGCTCATGCGACTCACGGACCGCATCGCCAAGGAGATCGAGCGGCTGCGCCCGGACGTCGTGGTGACGTGGGGTCCCGACGGCGGCACTGGGCACCCGGACCATCGCTTGGTGAGCGACATCGCCACCCAGCTGCACCGCGCCGGCGTCACAGGCATGCCCGAGCGCCTCGTCTACATGTACTTGCCGGCGGAGATGTTCCGCCTGTCCAATCCGCAGCGGGGCGAGCCACCAATGGTCATCCCGCAGGCGAAGTATTTCACGGTCGAGGTGCCATTCACGCCCGGCGATCTCGAAGCGGCGAAGAAGGCGCTCGCCTGTCATCACTCGCAGTTCAATGCGGAGTTGCTTCAGCGAATGCTCCCAGCGATGCAGCATGTGTGGAACGGCACGGTCCGATTCGTCCCCGGCTCAGTGGTGGTCAGCGGCGGCGACCTGTTTCGTTAG
- a CDS encoding M28 family peptidase, which yields MPTLGAQATADTVAIAALARDLSSDANRGRGPWTPENARVARQLGQKLEQLGARPVFGTSLLVPFTTPEHPADTVLNVVGVFPGRGGTTTGDLVGITAHLDHLGVGPPDATGDSIYNGFLDDAVSIAMIFDVARRYVQSPGDRPLVVMFFNLEEQGLLGAKALAARADAAPFIDRLKLLIEVDAGSPAGEALTWQLMQSAPPNPGALIADSLARARGWTTTSSAPRPISDVFVFAQRGVPIVFPIPGGTWRGYTDAQRAEAMRKFDHYHQPSDQWRPDFPWVGTAAYVDWLFGIVQRATR from the coding sequence ATGCCGACGCTCGGAGCCCAGGCGACGGCGGATACCGTCGCGATCGCGGCACTGGCGCGGGATCTCTCGTCGGACGCTAATCGTGGGCGAGGGCCGTGGACGCCGGAGAACGCGCGCGTCGCGAGACAGCTCGGACAAAAGCTCGAGCAGCTCGGGGCACGGCCGGTGTTCGGCACGTCGCTGCTCGTTCCATTCACGACTCCTGAACATCCAGCCGACACGGTCCTCAACGTGGTCGGCGTCTTTCCGGGGCGCGGAGGGACGACGACCGGTGACCTCGTCGGAATCACGGCGCATCTCGATCACTTGGGCGTCGGGCCGCCCGACGCGACCGGCGATTCGATCTACAATGGCTTTCTCGACGACGCCGTTTCGATCGCGATGATCTTCGACGTCGCGCGGCGATACGTGCAATCGCCGGGCGACCGGCCGCTAGTCGTGATGTTCTTCAATCTCGAGGAGCAGGGGCTGCTCGGCGCGAAGGCGCTGGCCGCGCGCGCGGACGCAGCGCCATTCATCGATCGGCTCAAGCTGTTGATCGAGGTCGATGCAGGATCGCCGGCCGGAGAGGCGCTGACGTGGCAGCTCATGCAGTCAGCGCCACCCAACCCGGGCGCTCTCATCGCGGATTCACTAGCGCGCGCGCGCGGCTGGACCACCACTTCATCGGCGCCGCGGCCGATCAGCGACGTGTTCGTCTTCGCGCAGCGCGGCGTGCCGATCGTGTTCCCAATCCCGGGAGGGACGTGGCGCGGATACACGGACGCGCAGCGCGCCGAGGCGATGCGCAAGTTCGACCATTACCACCAGCCTTCGGATCAGTGGAGGCCTGACTTCCCTTGGGTTGGAACGGCCGCGTACGTGGATTGGTTGTTTGGGATCGTTCAACGAGCGACGCGATAA
- a CDS encoding DUF3830 family protein has protein sequence MIQRITITVANTFVFKAKLLIDRAPNTCAAFTALLPYRQRLIHARWSGEACWIPLGDYQLGVGHENHTSHPSAGDLLWYPGGISETELLFAYGSAVFASKVGQLAGNHFLEVVEGGERLEEMGRYVLYRGAQDILFEAELLSVAPG, from the coding sequence ATGATTCAGCGGATCACGATCACGGTCGCAAATACCTTCGTCTTCAAGGCGAAGCTCCTGATCGATCGCGCGCCCAACACCTGCGCTGCCTTCACCGCCTTGCTTCCTTATCGCCAGCGCTTGATTCACGCCCGCTGGAGTGGCGAGGCCTGCTGGATTCCGCTCGGCGACTACCAGCTCGGCGTCGGCCATGAGAATCACACGAGCCATCCGTCGGCGGGCGACCTGCTATGGTATCCCGGCGGAATCAGCGAAACCGAGCTACTGTTCGCGTATGGCTCCGCGGTCTTCGCGAGCAAGGTCGGTCAGCTCGCGGGCAATCACTTTCTCGAGGTCGTCGAGGGCGGAGAGCGACTCGAGGAAATGGGGCGCTACGTGCTGTATCGTGGAGCGCAGGACATTCTGTTCGAAGCGGAACTCCTTTCCGTCGCGCCCGGCTGA
- a CDS encoding DinB family protein, with amino-acid sequence MTELLTDHGAAVRAFAAHASAIAPDQWNVERAPGKWTPAQEAKHLALAYAAFVRDLRGGPTLRLKGRWWQRRLWRWRVLPQILDGGRIPHGGRAPREARPPDRPGHQTELLAELATEVTQFEATVMDLQQSQPRRRVTHPYFGALTLPQLVRFCTVHTRHHAAFLPDATVLANGR; translated from the coding sequence ATGACGGAGCTGCTGACGGACCACGGGGCCGCGGTACGGGCCTTTGCCGCTCACGCCTCCGCCATTGCACCTGACCAGTGGAATGTGGAGCGAGCTCCCGGCAAGTGGACGCCGGCGCAGGAGGCAAAACATCTCGCGCTCGCGTATGCAGCCTTTGTCCGCGATCTTCGCGGAGGGCCGACGCTCCGACTCAAGGGGCGCTGGTGGCAGCGTCGGCTCTGGCGCTGGCGAGTATTGCCTCAAATTCTCGACGGCGGCCGCATCCCGCACGGAGGCCGTGCGCCACGTGAGGCCCGCCCGCCCGATCGCCCTGGACATCAAACGGAACTGCTCGCGGAGTTGGCCACGGAGGTCACGCAATTCGAAGCCACGGTCATGGACTTACAACAGTCGCAACCACGGCGGCGAGTGACGCATCCCTACTTTGGCGCTCTTACGTTGCCTCAGCTGGTAAGGTTCTGCACGGTGCACACGCGACACCACGCCGCGTTTCTTCCCGATGCGACGGTGCTGGCTAACGGCCGCTAG